The genomic DNA TCGTCTCCACTCTGGGCTAGTGTCTGTGAGTGTGTCGCTGCTCTGATGTCCTGCTTGCCTCCCCCCAGGTAACTGTGTCATTGTCAAACCCTCGGAGACGACCAAGAACATCGAGAGACTGGTGGCTGAAGCCCTGCCCTGCTACCTGGACAATGTAAGAAGCACTCCCTGTccttgtctctgtctctgtccctgtccctgtccctgtgccATGGCGTTCCCAAGCCCTGCAAGTTGAGCTGTGCCCTGTGCATggcaggccctgtgcctgccttGCACGTACCGGCACCGTAGCTGCCTCCTGTTCCCAGGCACTGCTCATGCCCACTTCCTCCACTCTCAGCCAACGTCCCCATGCCCAGCAACCCTGGATGCTCTTTGTTGGGACGGGGGCAGAGTGGGCTAAGCAGGTGCTCACAGAGGGGTTGGGACCCTTCCTCTTACACTGCAGGACTGCTTTGCTGTGGTGACTGCCGGTGTGGAGGAAACCACCAAACTGCTGGAGAACAAGTTTGACTACATCTTCTTCACTGGTATGTGCCAAGGGCCAGAGCTGAGCCCTGTTGATGCTTCTTGTGCAAACTGGGAGAGGAGTCCCACCAGACGGTCCCTCGCTGCAACTTACCCTCCCCACCAAAGAGGGAGGGTAGCAGCCTGCCTGCAAGCCCAAGGCCCCCTTCCCGGCCCTGCAAGGGGCGAGAGCTGCTGGGGAGGGCTGTGTTGGGGATGGGGTGTCAGGATGGGGTGGAGGATGTGGGGCGTATGTTTTTGAGGAACTGGTGAGACTTGATGTGTCTCCCACTGGGCCTGGCTCCCCTGAAGCCCGGGGCCCAGGCCCGTGGGATCCTTGCTGTGAcacctctctccctgccctcaggcagccccTCCGTGGGCAGGATCATTATGACAGCCGCTGCCAAGCACCTGACGCCGGTGACACTGGAGCTGGGGGGCAAGAACCCCTGCTACGTGTCTGACACCTGCGAGGTGCACAACGTGGCCAGGCGGGTGGCCTGGGGTCTTCTTCAACGCGGGACAGACCTGCGTGGCACCTGACTATGTGCTGTGCAGCGTGGAGATGCGGGAGAAGCTGCTGCCGGCCCTGCGTGAGGCCATCACCGAGTTTTACGGCCCCAACCCTCAGGAGTCCCCCGACTTTGCCCACATCGTGGGGGACAAGCAATTCCAGCGGGTgcgggctctgctgagcagcggGCGCGTGGCCATCGGAGGGCAGACGGAAGAGCAGGAGCATTACTTTGGTGAGGACATCTGAGCTTGAACTTCATATGGGTTCGTTCATTCTTGTGAATACATGGTGTGGGCCTGGATTTTGGAGAGCAGCTCACAACCAAAGGGAAGGTGTTAGATGGAAGATACTTATAGGGAAGGTTTGCATGGAAAGTTGGGAGCTTGGTGGGACCTCCTGTCTTAGAAGAAGCACTTGGCAGCTCATGGGGAGAGGACCGAGGTGACATCTCCCACCTCTGCGCATGGGTGACGAattctggtttcttttttctgcagCTCCCACAGTGCTGGTGGATGTGCAGCCCTCTGATCCTGCCATGCAAGAAGAGATCTTCGGGCCCATCCTGCCCATCATCACAGTAGCCAGTGTGGAAGAAGCCATTAATTTTATCAATACTCATAAGCAGCTGCTGGTTGTATATGTCTTCTCCTCTGATAAGAAGGTGTGGTATATATATAGGCtgaaagagagagcaagcaaaacaggGCTGTAGAACTAGTTCGCACCTTGCTGATAACCCTGGCCATGCCTTGAACTTGTGCTTGGCACCAGCTGTTCCTCCTTCTCAAGACAGAAATAATAAGGGCAGGCATGGCTGCATAGCCACTCACACTCAGGAATTCCCAGCATGGCCGTGAGTGCTGAGCAGGCCTCCAAAGACATGGGCTGTGcagcaggaacagggctccttgcTTTTGCATCAGGGAACAGCCTGAACTGAACTCTAGATATCTTTAACTGAGTTCTGGATGTTATCAGTAGGATCACAGTGAACTCAGACTGACTTCAGTCTGTGATCAGACCCTCACCTGGGACTGAAACAGGTcagtgcctgctggctgagaGCAGGATGCTCTCAGAGACTGTGGTCTGGGCACGCAGGGGCTGGTGGTAGAGCTGGCTGATGTCTGGCAAGTGCTGCCTGGGGGCAGCACCTGAGGGCTTTACTTGTCTCATGAACCTCAGCAGATGTGTTCAACCACGTTGGTGCCCCATGGACACCAACACGGTTAGAGCAGACAGTCTTGGTCGTGGGGGAAGAACTGCAGCTCGAGGTGTGGGGACAGGGTCTGAGTCTCACATCCgccttctctgcttcctttccaggtgATGAACCAGGTGCTAGAGCGGACAAGCAGTGGTGGCTTTTGTGGAAATGGCACCCTGATGCACATAATGTTGACCTCACTGCCATTTGGTGGGATTGGTAGGTCCAAattccccagccctgcctgccattGGCCAACCGTGAGCCAGATGTGATCAGCCCCAACAACTTTGTGTCTGAGCCATGCTGGGCATGGTGAGCCATGGTCTCTGGGGAGATGGGATACCCATGCCTGGGTGTCTCTACTAGTCAAAATATCTTGGGATCAGCAACAAACTTTGTCATTCGCAGGTTTGCCCTTTTCCCAAGTCTCTTCCAGGGACCTCCTCAGTGGTCCCATAGTGGACCTCCTCTCTCCACTATGAAAATTGATCATTATTTCCTGCTCACAGCCAGCAGCTGGCTATATTGTAACCACAGCTGGGCAGGAACCCAGGGCAGAACTCACCTGCCCCCATTGCAGACATGTATGTTGTAGAGAGCCATCTGCGTCCAACCGAGCTGTGCGGGCTCACTCTTTAGTGAAAGGAGAGAAACAGCACTTCCGAGCTGTGATTCTTCTGTCCCATTCTGGATGTCTCTTTAGGttgaaaaaaatcttgacaaGAAATGCTTATGTCTTTCCTTGGAGAGGAAGGAGTGTAGATGATGGAAAGACACACATTTGGTCAGATGAGCTTCACTCAACAAGGAAAAATGCAAGAACCTGGGATAGTTCCTATATTCCACTCTGCACTTCAGCTCAGTGATAACCATCCAATGACCTTGCTCCACATTGTGGTTGCTGACATGAGAGATACTGAAAATAATTCACCAACTTAACCGGGATTTGCATATTATCAGGAAGACCGATCAGCTCAAATTGATTGACAGAATTTTATTGCATCAATTTTCAGCACACAGTTGGATTTCCTTATTTTCATCTCTCTCGCCTGCCTGGCTTGCTCCCAGCCAGCCAGCTTTCACTTCCTAACAGCAGCTTCACCCATCCTTGGAAAGGGGTGTGAATCCTGCCAGGGCACCGTACACAGGGCACTGCGTCAACCTCATTGGAGCCACCTTGATGTTTCCTTGTCTCCAGGCTTGGAGTCTCACCGGCTGCGGGGCCGATGCTGCCCTCGGGGACTCACAGACCGTTGGGACAGTGCCAGGAGCCCAAGCCACACCAGCTTGCTCCCCTTCCTTGACCAGCAAGCTGTCCTTCACCCTGGGCTGACACCGAGCTAGAGCAGGCCAGGCAGTGCAGAGGGAGgtctgttgtcagtgtgtaccgCGTCTGAAGCTGGTGCTCAGAGCACGGCTGTGTCTTTCTGGTCGTCTCTGTATTATGGAAGCTGGAGAGCTCGGCTCACCTGATGTGAGCATCTCACTGCTGCTTCCCGCTCCTGTACTACATCTGGCAGTGATTCCCTTCCACATCATCTGTTGCCAGGCACGGTTTCGCGATCGATAAGGTACTTATGTTTTCAAGGTTGGAACGAAAAGAGAACAGCAACTTGAGAGTGGATGTTGGAGGCAGCTACAAGAGAGGAGTGTAAGACAAAGAAACAAGAGCAGTTTTACTTACCAAGCGTTTTAGGTCCTTCAGCATCTCTGGCTATGGAGATGAGGACGCCAGCATCCCTGGGGGCATCCTCTAAACAATACTTCTCGGTTTGGAGTTGGTAAGGACAAAAGAGGAGCTCTCACTGCCTCTTCTCTGCCATACCatgctgaaagcgctgcctttcCTGGCCCCCCTCCTGcttgccagggctcccctgcctgCAGCCACCAGGGAAGAGGGAGCACTTCTGTCCCTCTCCCCAAACCTGCACGATCACGCGCCAGGCTTCAGCCTTCGGCTGGTTTCCCCAGCTTAGAAATTCTTGCAGGTACCTTCCCTTATGTTGCAAAGCTGATGTTTCGCACAGCTGCTGTcgccctaattttttttttttttaatatcagcctCGTTTAACACAGCGAGCTTCGCATGGAGACTGAGGACGCCGCAGGAAATGGTGAAATTCAGAACGGCTAGAGGGTCTCTGGCAGGCCCCTTCTCTTACGGGTCCTGTGCTCGGCTCTCCTCCCCGAAAACGTCCCCGAAGCTCTGACAGCACTTTGCACTGCCCAGCcaaagcctctccagcctccctacTGCTCCTCCCGGCCCCCAAGGCCCTCCCGCCCGCCACGCGCCTCCTGTGCCCCACACGGCCCTGTGCCCCACatgcctccctctgccccacacACCCCCTTGTGCCCCACATGCCTCCCTGAGCCCCAcatgcctccctgtgccccacaggcatcccttGTGCCCCATGCTTCCcttgtgccccacaggcctccctgTGCCCCACATCTCCCTGTGCCCCATatgcctccctgtgcccctcAGGCACCCCGTGCCCCACATGCCTCCCTGTGTCCCTCAGGCATCCTGTGCCCCACACACCCCCTTGTGCCCCAcatgcctccctgtgccccacatgcctccctgtgccccacaggcatccTGCGCCCCACACACCCCCTTGTGCCCCACATACCTCCCTGTGTCCCTCAGGCATCCTGTGCCCCACACACCCCCTTGTGCCCCAcatgcctccctgtgccccacatgctgccctgtgccccacgtCCCCTTGTGCCCCACatgcctccctctgccccacatGCCTCCCTGCGCCCCACATCTCCCTGTGCCCCAcgtctccctgtgccccacatgcctccctctgccccacaggcatcctgTGCCCCACATGCCTCCCTGTGACCCAcgtctccctgtgccccacatgcctccctgtgcccctcAGGCACCCCGTGCCCCACACACCCCTGTGCCCCACACACCCCCTTGTGCCCCAcatgcctccctgtgccccacatgcctccctgtgccccacAAGCATCTTGTGCCCcatgcctccctgtgccccacACGCCTCCCTGTGCCTCACACCGTCTTGTGCCCCACACGCCTCCGCCCCAAATGTCGCCCAGcgccccacaccccccccggtCTCACACgactcctgccccccccccgcgcctccAGACACCCCGCGCTCCTCCCCgtgccccgccgcctgccccacTCCTCCCCTTCCGCTGCCCGGCCCTCCGGGGTTACCCTCGCGCCCTGCGGGCACCGCCGGGCCCCCGCGCGCTGCAGAGGGAGTgaccggggcgggagggggggggacccCGAAGCCTCGGGGCTCCCTTGCAGCGGCagcagctgcccccccccccaaaaaaaaaaaacaaatcctccGGACGCTGGGctgtcccctcccagcccccgGGGTCCTCTCCCCTCGAGGCTTTCTGAGCCCTCTACGTCCAGGGGTTTGGTTTGGGGTCCGAGCTGGGACTTGTCCTCGTCTTTCTTGCCTGGCATGTCGCTCTTGCTGGTCTAGCCGGCTCAGACCTTGCGGCTCGGCAGCTTCCTGGCAAAGCGAGGCCAAGGTGAGGCAGCCGGAGGGCAGGAGCCCGCGGGCGCCTCCTCGGAGCGCAGGCAGGGAGCTCAGAGGAGGCGACCAGGTAAGGCACGAGCCCCACAGCggcctggggtgtgtgtgtgtgtggggcggggggggacgagGGCCGCCAGCCGCAGCCCTTGCAGGGTCGCCGTCCGCCTGCGCCGTCCCTCTCcgctctgccctttttttttgttgtcgtCGTCGTTGTTTCCTTTCGGCTCCGGCAGGGCTCGTTTCTGGGTTCCTCCCTACCCACCTCCACCTCCCAGCCGCTCTCCGTCTCCTTTCTGCCAGTCCGCTCGGCCCTCATCTCGCCACCTTGTCGCGGGAAACCCTGCTGCTGGTCGCCCTCCAAAGGCTCTCGGTCCCCGCTACAAGGCTGTCTGGacgggtggtttggggggggggggggggcggatgcCGAGCCGGTCGGGCGAACCTCGAGCGGCGGGTTGGCGGTCGACGGAGGTAGAGCTTTCACGTGCTTCACCAAAACAGCAAAACCAATCAATTGCACCCTCCGTTGGCCCTCGAGAACAAAGTCCTGCCCGGCGTGACGCACTGCAGAGCGGAGGGATGCGTCGGGCTGGCTCCTTCCTCGGTCTGCACCCTCCTA from Struthio camelus isolate bStrCam1 chromosome 5, bStrCam1.hap1, whole genome shotgun sequence includes the following:
- the LOC104149106 gene encoding LOW QUALITY PROTEIN: aldehyde dehydrogenase family 3 member B1-like (The sequence of the model RefSeq protein was modified relative to this genomic sequence to represent the inferred CDS: inserted 2 bases in 1 codon) encodes the protein MQQPLEVPGQRLLDSYGKSSSAGSSTGAERGSGKGSADRSGTSGNPYAGLVSRLRAAWLSGKTRPVEYRVAQLEALGRFLEEKQQDILEATASDMRKPPYEAEFSEILLCKNELNDTLNKLGTWMKDEHVEKNLVTQLDSAFIRKDPYGVVLIIAPWNYPIHLFFVPLIGAIAAGNCVIVKPSETTKNIERLVAEALPCYLDNDCFAVVTAGVEETTKLLENKFDYIFFTGSPSVGRIIMTAAAKHLTPVTLELGGKNPCYVSDTCEVHNVARRVAWXVFFNAGQTCVAPDYVLCSVEMREKLLPALREAITEFYGPNPQESPDFAHIVGDKQFQRVRALLSSGRVAIGGQTEEQEHYFAPTVLVDVQPSDPAMQEEIFGPILPIITVASVEEAINFINTHKQLLVVYVFSSDKKVMNQVLERTSSGGFCGNGTLMHIMLTSLPFGGIGRSKFPSPACHWPTVSQM